GGCACCAATATTCTCCACCGAGGAATTCACCTCGACGGCAACGCGGGCGAGCGCGTCCACCGCGTCGTCCGTGAAGGCGAGGGTCACACCCTCGGTCTCCATCAGGGCGACGGTCTGTTTGATCAGGCTCGCCTCGGTGGTGGTCAGGATCTGCTTGAAGTCGTCAACGGTGAGCGGCTGCAGCTCGACCCGGATCGGCAGGCGCCCCTGCAACTCCGGCAGCAGGTCCGCAGGCTTCGACACGTGGAAGGCGCCGGAGGCGATGAACAGGATGTGGTCGGTCTTCACCGGGCCGTGCTTGGTGGCGACCGTCGTGCCCTCGATCAACGGCAGCAGGTCGCGCTGCACGCCTTCACGGGAGACATCGCCGGACGAGCGGCCCTCGCGGGCGCAGATCTTGTCGATCTCGTCGAGGAAGACGATGCCGTTGTTCTCGACCTCGCGAATTGCCTCGCGCACCAGCGCCTCGTCGTCGACGAGCTTGTCGGATTCCTCGGCCATCAGCGGCGCGTAGGCGTCGCGGACCAGGACACGGCGCGGCTTGCCGCGCTGGCCGCCGAGGGCCTTGCCCAGCATGTCGCCGATGTTGATCGCACCCATGGACGCGCCCGGCATGCCGGGGATCTCGAACATCGGCAGGCCCGCGGGCGCGCCGGCGGCCAGTTCCAGCTCGACTTCCTTGTCGCCGAGCTCGCTGTTGCGGAGCTTGCGGCGGAAGCTGTCGCGGGTGGCGGCGCTCGCGGTGGGGCCGACGAGGGCATCGAGGATCCGGTTCTCGGCCGCGGCCTCGGCCTTGGCCTTCACGCCCTCGCGCTTCACCT
This window of the Methylobacterium tardum genome carries:
- the hslU gene encoding ATP-dependent protease ATPase subunit HslU, which translates into the protein MTTFSPREIVSELDRFIVGQHDAKRAVAIALRNRWRRQQLTGPLREEVAPKNILMIGPTGCGKTEIARRLARLANAPFLKIEATKFTEVGYVGRDVEQIVRDLVEVAIGLTRQVKREGVKAKAEAAAENRILDALVGPTASAATRDSFRRKLRNSELGDKEVELELAAGAPAGLPMFEIPGMPGASMGAINIGDMLGKALGGQRGKPRRVLVRDAYAPLMAEESDKLVDDEALVREAIREVENNGIVFLDEIDKICAREGRSSGDVSREGVQRDLLPLIEGTTVATKHGPVKTDHILFIASGAFHVSKPADLLPELQGRLPIRVELQPLTVDDFKQILTTTEASLIKQTVALMETEGVTLAFTDDAVDALARVAVEVNSSVENIGARRLQTVLERVIGEISFTATDRSGETVPIDAAYVRARVQDLAANADLSRFIL